Proteins encoded together in one Thalassotalea crassostreae window:
- a CDS encoding exodeoxyribonuclease VII small subunit, with product MTVKKPENQSFEESMQELEGIVDSLEQGDLSLEQSMALFERGLGLSQASQTKLNNAEQKIQILLDKNNDQTLEPFDGEAEEL from the coding sequence GTGACTGTGAAAAAACCTGAAAATCAAAGCTTTGAAGAATCAATGCAAGAACTCGAAGGGATTGTTGATAGCCTAGAACAAGGCGATTTATCTCTAGAGCAGTCGATGGCTTTGTTCGAGCGCGGTCTAGGTTTATCGCAAGCTAGCCAAACCAAACTCAACAATGCTGAGCAGAAGATTCAAATTTTGCTCGATAAAAATAATGATCAGACTCTTGAACCGTTTGACGGTGAGGCCGAAGAATTGTGA